A window of Rhabdothermincola salaria contains these coding sequences:
- a CDS encoding Dyp-type peroxidase encodes MSRPVSRRQLLGAAGAAAGGFVVGGVVGPLAAGGTGADDDPAPRADATAVAFHGAHQAGVATAPQAHVVLAGVDIAGSAAELAAVLDTWSVAAARLTAGAQVGERSPSSRLPPVDTGEADDRPPSRLTVTVAVGASAFDRSDRFGLAARRPPGLVELPAVAGDDLDPRFSGGDLCLQVGADDLQVALHAVRNLVRVAEGRASVRWSHVGTGPPPGAAPVVGDGASSHRNLLGFREGTANPRPGRPRFDDAVWVAEGDDPSWMVGGTYLALRRVDLDLGAWEELTLLDRERVIGRHRRSGAPLGDVAEDAPLELEAEGPDGRPVTDPRSHVAVAHRASQGRRPLFRRSYNVVEGIPQAEGAGAGGLLFLAFCRDPAEQFTPVLEALAAGDLLGTYQRTVASGVFAVLPGLRPGDSWSQHLFG; translated from the coding sequence ATGTCCCGTCCGGTGAGCCGTCGCCAGCTCCTCGGCGCGGCGGGTGCCGCCGCCGGGGGCTTCGTGGTGGGCGGCGTCGTGGGGCCCCTGGCGGCGGGCGGCACCGGGGCCGACGACGATCCTGCGCCGCGGGCCGACGCCACGGCGGTCGCCTTCCACGGCGCCCACCAGGCCGGTGTGGCCACCGCCCCCCAGGCCCACGTCGTGCTGGCCGGCGTCGACATCGCCGGTTCTGCGGCTGAGTTGGCCGCAGTGCTCGACACCTGGTCGGTGGCCGCCGCCCGGCTCACGGCGGGGGCCCAGGTGGGGGAGCGGTCGCCGAGCTCGCGGCTGCCCCCTGTCGACACGGGTGAGGCCGACGACCGTCCGCCGTCGCGGCTGACCGTCACCGTGGCGGTCGGGGCGTCGGCGTTCGACCGGTCGGATCGCTTCGGGCTGGCCGCCCGGCGGCCACCGGGCCTCGTCGAGCTGCCTGCGGTGGCGGGCGACGACCTCGATCCGCGCTTCTCCGGGGGTGACCTCTGCCTCCAGGTCGGTGCCGACGACCTCCAGGTGGCGTTGCACGCCGTGCGCAACCTGGTGCGGGTGGCCGAGGGGCGCGCCAGCGTGCGCTGGTCCCACGTGGGCACCGGGCCGCCGCCGGGGGCGGCACCGGTGGTCGGCGACGGCGCGTCGTCTCATCGCAACCTGCTGGGGTTCCGGGAGGGTACGGCCAACCCTCGCCCCGGCCGCCCCCGCTTCGACGACGCGGTCTGGGTGGCCGAGGGTGACGACCCGTCCTGGATGGTGGGTGGCACCTATCTGGCGCTTCGCCGCGTCGACCTCGACCTCGGCGCGTGGGAGGAGCTGACCCTCCTCGACCGGGAGCGGGTGATCGGACGGCACCGCCGCTCGGGGGCCCCGCTCGGCGATGTCGCCGAGGACGCCCCTCTCGAGCTGGAGGCGGAGGGGCCCGACGGGCGCCCCGTCACCGATCCCCGTTCGCACGTGGCCGTCGCCCACCGGGCGTCGCAGGGCCGACGACCGCTGTTTCGTCGCAGCTACAACGTGGTGGAGGGCATCCCGCAGGCCGAGGGGGCCGGCGCCGGTGGTCTGTTGTTCCTGGCCTTCTGCCGTGACCCGGCCGAGCAGTTCACCCCCGTGCTCGAGGCGCTCGCTGCCGGCGACCTGCTGGGCACCTACCAGCGCACCGTCGCGTCCGGTGTGTTCGCCGTGCTCCCCGGCCTGCGGCCCGGCGACTCCTGGTCCCAGCACCTGTTCGGCTGA
- a CDS encoding DUF389 domain-containing protein, producing the protein MLSLSDADIARMRGQLFFEGDGAAHKLSRYWLLLLLAAVIASAGVVADSTATVIGAMIVAPLMVPILGTLLGVVLADRDNLIRCVVLVVAGSAAVVGVGYLLGVLVEPIVAASTNGQVAGRVSPRLVDLIAALATGAVGSVALAREDISDTLPGVAISISLVPPLAVVGLTLESGAPEEAFGALLLFLTNVSAILGSGLAVMAAYRVHRLVEPRPEGSVRTLRRGRATAAIIVSLVVISIPLGLTSARVTADRNTEATVDQVVGSWAEAAGWDLVGITTTSEGVSVRVTGQLPEPEVGDLRAELDTAGLAGTEVELELIPVTRLTL; encoded by the coding sequence GTGTTGAGCCTCTCCGATGCCGACATCGCCCGCATGCGGGGCCAGCTCTTCTTCGAGGGCGACGGAGCCGCCCACAAGCTGAGCCGCTACTGGTTGCTGTTGTTGTTGGCCGCGGTGATCGCGTCGGCGGGGGTGGTGGCGGACTCCACCGCCACCGTCATCGGCGCCATGATCGTGGCGCCGCTCATGGTGCCCATCCTCGGCACCCTGCTCGGGGTGGTCCTCGCCGATCGCGACAACCTCATCCGCTGCGTCGTGCTCGTGGTGGCCGGTTCGGCCGCGGTGGTCGGTGTCGGCTACCTGCTCGGGGTGCTGGTCGAGCCGATCGTGGCAGCCTCCACCAACGGCCAGGTGGCCGGTCGGGTGTCGCCTCGCCTGGTGGACCTGATCGCCGCCCTCGCGACCGGGGCGGTCGGGTCCGTCGCCCTCGCCCGGGAGGACATCTCCGACACGCTGCCCGGCGTCGCCATCTCCATCTCGCTCGTGCCGCCCCTGGCCGTGGTGGGCCTGACGCTGGAGTCGGGGGCGCCCGAAGAAGCGTTCGGGGCGCTGCTGTTGTTCCTCACCAACGTGAGCGCCATCCTCGGCAGTGGCCTGGCGGTCATGGCCGCCTACCGGGTGCACCGTCTGGTGGAGCCCCGACCCGAGGGGTCGGTCCGGACGCTCCGCCGGGGTCGGGCCACCGCGGCGATCATCGTGAGCCTCGTGGTCATCTCCATCCCTTTGGGGCTGACCTCGGCCCGGGTGACCGCCGACCGCAACACCGAGGCGACCGTCGACCAGGTGGTCGGCTCCTGGGCCGAAGCCGCCGGCTGGGACCTCGTGGGCATCACGACCACGTCCGAGGGAGTGTCCGTGAGGGTCACCGGCCAACTGCCCGAACCCGAGGTGGGGGACCTGCGCGCCGAGCTCGACACGGCCGGCCTGGCCGGCACGGAAGTGGAGCTCGAGCTCATCCCGGTGACCCGCCTCACCCTCTGA
- a CDS encoding S-adenosylmethionine decarboxylase, with protein MIDVRSPQLVLDPAELPDLAPMIHRQRLVIEGQVDHLISAEEISSYLSQLSGVIDMTALMEPATHRSDLYGWAGWIHWETSGAHFYAWEEPVKFFSVDIYTCKAFDPTAALDFTADFFRTNRCVAKGF; from the coding sequence GTGATCGACGTACGAAGCCCCCAGCTCGTCCTGGACCCCGCCGAGCTCCCCGACCTGGCGCCCATGATCCATCGCCAGCGCCTCGTCATCGAAGGCCAGGTCGACCACCTCATCTCCGCCGAGGAGATCTCCAGCTACCTGTCGCAGCTCTCCGGCGTCATCGACATGACGGCCCTCATGGAGCCCGCCACCCACCGCTCCGACCTCTACGGCTGGGCCGGCTGGATCCACTGGGAGACCTCCGGCGCCCACTTCTACGCGTGGGAGGAACCGGTCAAGTTCTTCAGCGTCGACATCTACACCTGCAAGGCCTTCGACCCCACCGCGGCCCTCGACTTCACCGCCGACTTCTTCCGCACCAACCGCTGCGTGGCCAAGGGGTTCTGA
- a CDS encoding putative bifunctional diguanylate cyclase/phosphodiesterase, with protein sequence MEPTQEVTTKPASARLSVAVLVVGTTWVVLHAVGWLDPEAKITFGLLGLTTAVATAVGVYRWKPEPRWPWLTLLAAQILALVGGGVRALLDTLGDLSPDRSLVPDLLALPAYILLAVSLAGLARSALRSRDANLDAVLDAVIASLALLTLAWVYLVTPALAQADAPLSVRLVLAAYPPASMFVVAMAARMLFTSARKPPVAFRLVMACMVGLLVGDVLYMLADTRLAEIPTTILDVPYAMAYVALAAAVLHPSIRRVSEPVSAADDTPRIGRLVFVAAALSIPVIVLLVPAETLETTSERVVVGAIVLLLTGAASWRMFRALRQQARAQDRLVHQATHDVLTGLGNRLFVVEHLTKALDDDRRGSIAVLVIDLDRFKLVNDSMGHTFGDELLLAVARRLLDSVRPGDVVARIGGDEFMVVLHGVRDESAARDAAERTRLSFKYPLAAGDVEMTVSASVGVSYAPPGYLPEAGAESLLRDADTAMSRAKDAGRDTVSVFDTSMRERVAERLTLERELRHALERGELEVYYQPKLRLSDMRVVGMEALLRWNHPERGTVRPDLFIPIAEDTGMIDEIGLWVLDQACGHLARQRAGLRQPELLTVSVNLSVRQLRDDSLVDNVARTLLRHGLPGNALCLELTESMFMENLDGIRRHLEAVRACGVKISIDDFGTGYSSLAYLRSLAVDEVKIDRAFVSDLDPQSGSGTSVVAAVVAIASSMGIATVAEGIETEEQADVLRELGCTEGQGFLYSRPLPAGEAVAVMEEIGLAAGTRLRVVPHSA encoded by the coding sequence ATGGAGCCGACGCAGGAGGTGACCACCAAGCCTGCCTCGGCGCGCCTGTCGGTCGCCGTGCTCGTCGTGGGCACCACCTGGGTCGTCCTGCACGCCGTGGGCTGGCTCGATCCCGAGGCCAAGATCACCTTCGGCCTGCTGGGGCTCACCACCGCGGTGGCCACCGCCGTCGGCGTCTACCGCTGGAAGCCGGAGCCCCGGTGGCCCTGGCTCACCCTCCTGGCCGCCCAGATCCTGGCGCTCGTCGGTGGTGGGGTCCGGGCCCTGCTCGACACGCTCGGCGACCTGAGCCCCGACCGGTCGCTCGTGCCCGACCTGTTGGCCCTTCCCGCCTACATCCTCCTGGCCGTCAGCCTGGCCGGCCTGGCCCGCTCCGCCCTGCGCAGCCGCGACGCCAACCTCGACGCCGTCCTCGACGCCGTCATCGCCTCGTTGGCCCTGCTCACCCTGGCCTGGGTGTACCTGGTCACCCCGGCCCTGGCCCAGGCCGACGCCCCGCTGTCGGTGCGCCTGGTGCTGGCGGCCTACCCGCCGGCGTCGATGTTCGTGGTGGCCATGGCCGCCCGCATGCTCTTCACGTCGGCCCGCAAGCCCCCGGTGGCCTTCCGGCTCGTCATGGCCTGCATGGTCGGGCTGCTCGTCGGCGACGTGCTCTACATGCTCGCCGACACCCGCCTGGCCGAGATCCCCACCACGATCCTCGATGTGCCCTACGCCATGGCCTACGTCGCCTTGGCCGCCGCGGTGCTGCACCCCTCGATCCGTCGGGTGTCCGAGCCGGTGAGCGCCGCCGACGACACCCCCCGCATCGGCCGCCTGGTCTTCGTGGCCGCCGCCCTCTCCATCCCGGTCATCGTGTTGCTGGTGCCGGCCGAGACCCTCGAGACCACCAGCGAGCGGGTCGTCGTGGGCGCCATCGTGTTGTTGCTCACCGGCGCCGCGTCCTGGCGGATGTTCCGGGCGCTGCGCCAGCAGGCCCGGGCCCAGGATCGCCTGGTGCACCAGGCCACCCACGACGTCCTCACCGGGCTGGGCAACCGCCTGTTCGTGGTCGAGCACCTGACCAAGGCCCTCGACGACGACCGGCGCGGCTCCATCGCCGTGCTCGTCATCGACCTCGATCGCTTCAAGTTGGTCAACGACTCGATGGGTCACACCTTCGGTGACGAGCTGTTGTTGGCGGTGGCTCGCCGGCTCCTGGACAGCGTGCGCCCCGGCGACGTGGTCGCCCGCATCGGTGGTGACGAGTTCATGGTGGTGTTGCACGGGGTGCGTGACGAGTCCGCCGCTCGCGACGCGGCCGAGCGCACCCGCCTGAGCTTCAAGTACCCGTTGGCCGCCGGCGACGTGGAGATGACCGTGTCGGCCAGCGTCGGTGTGTCCTACGCCCCGCCCGGCTACCTGCCCGAGGCGGGGGCCGAGTCGCTCCTGCGCGACGCCGACACCGCCATGTCACGGGCCAAGGACGCCGGCCGCGACACCGTCTCGGTGTTCGACACCTCCATGCGCGAGCGGGTGGCCGAGCGCCTCACCCTCGAGCGCGAGCTGCGCCACGCGCTCGAGCGCGGCGAGCTCGAGGTCTACTACCAGCCCAAGTTGCGCCTCTCGGACATGCGGGTGGTCGGCATGGAGGCCCTCCTGCGCTGGAACCACCCCGAGCGGGGCACGGTGCGTCCGGACCTGTTCATCCCCATCGCCGAGGACACCGGGATGATCGACGAGATCGGCCTGTGGGTACTCGATCAGGCCTGTGGCCACCTGGCCCGCCAGCGGGCCGGGCTGCGCCAGCCCGAGCTGCTCACCGTCAGCGTGAACCTGTCGGTGCGCCAGCTGCGCGACGACTCCCTGGTCGACAACGTGGCCCGCACCCTGCTGCGCCACGGGCTGCCCGGCAACGCCCTGTGCCTCGAGCTCACCGAGTCGATGTTCATGGAGAACCTCGATGGCATCCGCCGTCATCTCGAAGCGGTGCGGGCCTGCGGCGTGAAGATCTCCATCGACGACTTCGGCACCGGCTACTCGTCGCTGGCCTATCTGCGCAGCCTGGCCGTCGACGAGGTCAAGATCGACCGGGCCTTCGTGAGCGATCTGGACCCCCAGAGCGGTTCGGGCACCAGCGTGGTGGCCGCCGTGGTGGCGATCGCCAGCTCGATGGGCATCGCCACGGTGGCCGAGGGCATCGAGACCGAGGAGCAGGCCGACGTGCTGCGCGAGCTCGGCTGCACCGAGGGTCAGGGCTTCCTCTACTCCCGTCCGCTGCCCGCCGGTGAGGCGGTGGCGGTGATGGAGGAGATCGGCCTGGCGGCCGGCACCCGCCTCCGGGTGGTGCCGCACTCGGCCTGA
- a CDS encoding GAP family protein produces MTVDAIADLLPTAMAVALSPFPVVAVVMVLAGPRARSAGPTFAVGWVVGLSVVSVLVVLVAGGASDPDSDVATGVNWLQMALAVALFTMAGRQWRKRPAPGSTPEMPGWMAGIDAMGPGRALVLGLALSAANPKNLVLTLAAAASIAQAGLEADGEALAVAAFVAIASLSVVGSVVFSLVAPAPASRSLRSVRRFMTDHNAAIMTVVLLLLGAKVLGNGLSGLSG; encoded by the coding sequence ATGACCGTCGACGCGATCGCCGATCTGCTACCCACGGCGATGGCGGTCGCTCTCAGTCCCTTCCCGGTCGTGGCGGTGGTGATGGTGCTGGCCGGCCCCCGGGCCCGGTCCGCAGGACCGACGTTCGCGGTGGGCTGGGTGGTCGGGCTCAGCGTGGTGAGCGTGCTCGTGGTCCTCGTCGCCGGAGGGGCCAGCGACCCCGACTCCGACGTCGCGACCGGCGTGAACTGGCTGCAGATGGCCCTCGCCGTCGCGCTGTTCACCATGGCGGGCCGCCAGTGGCGCAAGCGACCGGCGCCGGGCAGCACCCCCGAGATGCCCGGCTGGATGGCCGGCATCGACGCCATGGGCCCCGGCCGGGCGTTGGTGCTCGGCCTGGCCCTCTCGGCGGCCAACCCCAAGAACCTGGTGCTCACCCTGGCCGCCGCCGCCTCCATCGCCCAGGCCGGGCTCGAGGCCGATGGTGAGGCGCTGGCGGTGGCGGCCTTCGTCGCCATCGCTTCGCTCAGCGTGGTCGGGTCGGTGGTGTTCTCCCTCGTCGCCCCGGCCCCTGCCTCCCGGAGCCTCCGCTCCGTGCGTCGGTTCATGACCGACCACAACGCCGCCATCATGACCGTGGTGTTGCTGCTGCTCGGCGCCAAGGTCCTCGGCAACGGCCTCTCCGGGCTCTCCGGCTGA
- a CDS encoding ABC-F family ATP-binding cassette domain-containing protein: MLNVRDLVVEIGGKTIVDGVTFQVRAGDKVGLVGRNGAGKTTLFKVLGGAVPPKAGTARREGATGYLSQDPRQEPVPDDTNCLAHVLSGRGLDAAAERLEKLRIAMEEDASERNIIRFTDAQERFENDGGYSAEAEARRFVDGLGLAADRLELTLGALSGGERRRLELARILFAGSDLLLLDEPTNHLDADARDWLLRFLRGYRGGLLVISHDLDLLDEAITRVVHLDREEEEAVGEIVEYKGTYSQYLKSRAADEERLAKVAEQQQSEIRRLSAQADKMRGQTAKRARVAKNLDRRVARIEEHRVDGPSARRSLDLRFPEPPSCGRTVITAREVWKSFGALDVFSDVSFDVGRGERLLIMGLNGAGKTTLLKVLAGQLEPDLGDVELGLRVEPGYYAQEHEGITGGRSLLDHMRDQAGLGDEMLRALIGMFGLSGDKAFQDAATLSGGEKTKLALAQLVAGRHNLLLLDEPTNNLDPMSRAAIGQALASWPGTMIVVSHDAEFVRHLAPDRCLMMPEGQLDYFSAEMLDLVEIA, from the coding sequence GTGTTGAACGTACGGGACCTGGTGGTCGAGATCGGTGGCAAGACCATCGTCGACGGCGTCACGTTCCAGGTGCGCGCCGGCGACAAGGTCGGCCTGGTCGGCCGCAACGGCGCCGGTAAGACCACGCTGTTCAAGGTCCTCGGCGGGGCGGTGCCCCCCAAGGCGGGAACCGCCCGACGCGAGGGGGCCACCGGCTACCTCTCCCAGGACCCCCGCCAGGAGCCGGTCCCCGACGACACCAACTGCCTGGCCCACGTCCTGTCGGGCCGAGGCCTCGACGCCGCCGCCGAGCGCCTCGAGAAGCTGCGCATCGCCATGGAGGAAGACGCCAGCGAGCGCAACATCATCCGGTTCACCGACGCCCAGGAGCGCTTCGAGAACGACGGCGGCTACAGCGCCGAAGCCGAGGCCCGCCGCTTCGTCGACGGCCTCGGCCTGGCTGCCGACCGCCTCGAGCTCACCCTGGGCGCCCTCTCCGGAGGCGAGCGCCGGCGCCTCGAGCTGGCCCGCATCCTCTTCGCCGGCTCCGACCTGTTGCTGCTCGACGAACCCACCAACCACCTCGACGCCGACGCGCGCGACTGGCTCCTGCGGTTCCTCCGGGGCTACCGCGGCGGTCTGTTGGTCATCAGCCACGACCTCGACCTGCTCGACGAGGCCATCACCCGCGTCGTGCACCTCGACCGAGAGGAAGAGGAGGCCGTCGGCGAGATCGTCGAGTACAAGGGCACCTACTCCCAGTACCTCAAGTCCCGAGCCGCCGACGAGGAGCGCCTGGCCAAGGTGGCCGAACAGCAGCAGTCCGAGATCCGGCGCCTCTCGGCCCAGGCCGACAAGATGCGCGGCCAGACGGCCAAGCGGGCCCGAGTGGCCAAGAACCTCGACCGCCGGGTGGCCCGCATCGAGGAGCACCGGGTGGACGGGCCGTCCGCCCGACGGTCGCTCGACCTGCGCTTCCCGGAACCCCCGTCGTGCGGACGCACCGTGATCACCGCCCGAGAGGTGTGGAAGAGCTTCGGGGCCCTCGACGTGTTCTCCGACGTCAGCTTCGACGTCGGTCGAGGCGAGCGGCTCCTCATCATGGGCCTCAACGGCGCCGGCAAGACCACCCTGCTCAAGGTGCTCGCCGGGCAGCTCGAACCCGACCTCGGTGACGTGGAGCTGGGACTGCGGGTCGAGCCCGGCTACTACGCCCAGGAGCACGAGGGCATCACGGGAGGACGCTCACTCCTCGACCACATGCGCGACCAGGCCGGCCTCGGCGACGAGATGCTGCGCGCCCTCATCGGCATGTTCGGCCTGTCGGGCGACAAGGCCTTCCAGGACGCGGCCACGTTGTCGGGCGGCGAGAAGACCAAGCTGGCACTGGCCCAGCTGGTGGCGGGGCGCCACAACCTGCTGCTCCTCGACGAGCCCACCAACAACCTCGACCCCATGAGCCGCGCCGCCATCGGCCAGGCCCTGGCGTCGTGGCCGGGCACCATGATCGTGGTCAGCCACGACGCCGAGTTCGTGCGCCACCTGGCCCCCGACCGCTGCCTGATGATGCCCGAGGGCCAGCTCGACTACTTCAGCGCCGAGATGCTCGACCTCGTCGAGATCGCCTGA
- a CDS encoding EAL domain-containing protein: MRSPRAGWTPPSSSWRSPRARWWRCSTPSTATLQALRAMGVRVAIDDFGTGYSSLAYLKRLEIDELKIDRSFVVDLPNDDDVALVGAICGVARLLGIEVVAEGVETEQQRATLLGLDCELAQGFLWSPAVPPHRFTPMLQAPPTS, encoded by the coding sequence ATGCGCTCGCCGAGAGCGGGCTGGACCCCACCCAGCTCGTCCTGGAGGTCACCGAGAGCACGATGGTGGAGGTGCTCGACACCCAGCACCGCCACCCTCCAGGCCCTGCGAGCCATGGGGGTCCGCGTCGCCATCGACGACTTCGGCACGGGCTACTCGTCGCTGGCCTACCTCAAGCGCCTCGAGATCGACGAGCTCAAGATCGACCGGTCCTTCGTGGTCGACCTCCCCAACGACGACGACGTCGCCCTGGTGGGGGCCATCTGCGGAGTGGCCCGGCTGCTCGGCATCGAGGTCGTCGCCGAAGGGGTCGAGACCGAGCAGCAGCGCGCCACCCTGCTCGGGCTCGACTGTGAGCTGGCCCAGGGCTTCCTGTGGTCACCGGCGGTGCCACCGCACCGCTTCACCCCGATGCTGCAGGCTCCGCCGACGTCGTAG
- a CDS encoding cation-transporting P-type ATPase, protein MTSTAREATSLAEVDEADHHALASHEVILLLETDVDRGLDTAEAERRVGRYGPNELDAAATAGPIRRLLRQFNHPLIYVLLVAGVVTLVLGEYIDSGVIFGVVVVNSIVGFIQEAKAEAALDALRSMVRTDSRVRRDGSKQTLPSVDLVPGDVVFVEAGDKVPADLRLVEVSELQVDESAMTGESVPVQKDEVALDPTTPVADRRNMVYSGTLVTAGTGVGVIVATGARTELGEIHRLVGTADRLATPLTKKLTWFSKVLTAAILGLALVTFLIGLARGESGVDMFTAAVALAVGSIPEGLPAVVTITLAIGVNRMARRQAVIRRMPAVETLGSTTVVCSDKTGTLTENQMTVRVIWTADTRYEVTGSGYQPEGIIRVLPEGVGSADGEGGPDRGGVDLDEEGALHWTLTVGVACNDARLNREGETWTVVGDPTEAALLVAGAKANIDRKELSRALPRRGGIPFSSDRKYMVTVHEDGQEQRRVAVKGAVERVVELCRQELLADGSTRPVDPDRVHEAAEELAAEGLRVLATATGHIDPDVAPDVENMRGQLVFTGLQAMLDPPRQAAIDAVGACQLAGIDVKMITGDHATTATAIAEQLGILGERDDGDVLTGPDLAELNPEEFPGAVERASVFARVSPEQKLRLVEGLQSRGHVVAMTGDGVNDAPALQQADIGVAMGRGGTEVAKEASDMVLTDDDFATIEAAIEEGRGVWDNLKKYIVWTVPTNMGEGLVILSAIVLGLALPILPVQILWINMTTALALGLMLSFEPKEHGIMRRPPRDPSEPLFSGTLVARIFMVAGLLVGGAWWIFEWEQGNGAPIEEARTAAVNMFIAIKIAYLLSCRSLTQPMREIGFFSNHWLLFGIAVQVAGQMAITYLPFMNTVFGTAPLSLGAWGLIVLGGAVAQAVVTTDKTVRRRLAERAAAST, encoded by the coding sequence ATGACCAGCACCGCACGCGAGGCCACGAGCCTGGCGGAGGTCGACGAGGCCGACCACCACGCCCTGGCCTCCCACGAGGTCATCCTCCTCCTCGAGACCGACGTCGATCGCGGCCTCGATACCGCCGAGGCCGAGCGTCGAGTCGGGCGCTACGGGCCGAACGAGCTCGACGCGGCGGCCACGGCCGGCCCCATCCGGCGTCTGCTGCGACAGTTCAACCACCCCCTGATCTACGTGCTGCTCGTGGCCGGGGTCGTCACCCTCGTGTTGGGCGAGTACATCGACTCCGGGGTGATCTTCGGGGTGGTCGTGGTGAACTCGATCGTCGGGTTCATCCAGGAGGCCAAGGCCGAGGCCGCCCTGGACGCTCTGCGGTCGATGGTGCGCACCGACTCGCGGGTGCGGCGCGACGGGTCCAAGCAGACGCTGCCGTCGGTCGACCTGGTACCGGGGGACGTGGTCTTCGTGGAAGCGGGGGACAAGGTCCCCGCCGACCTGCGCCTGGTGGAGGTGAGCGAGCTGCAGGTGGACGAGTCGGCCATGACCGGTGAGTCCGTCCCCGTGCAGAAGGACGAGGTCGCGCTCGACCCGACCACTCCGGTGGCGGATCGTCGGAACATGGTCTACTCGGGCACCCTGGTCACCGCTGGTACCGGGGTGGGTGTGATCGTGGCCACCGGCGCGCGCACCGAGCTGGGCGAGATCCATCGTCTGGTGGGCACGGCCGACCGGCTGGCCACCCCGTTGACCAAGAAGCTGACGTGGTTCTCCAAGGTGCTCACGGCGGCGATCCTGGGTCTGGCCCTGGTGACGTTCCTGATCGGGTTGGCACGGGGCGAGAGCGGTGTGGACATGTTCACCGCTGCCGTCGCCCTGGCCGTGGGATCGATCCCCGAGGGGCTCCCGGCCGTCGTGACCATCACCTTGGCCATCGGCGTGAACCGGATGGCTCGCCGGCAAGCCGTGATCCGTCGCATGCCGGCGGTGGAGACGCTGGGCAGCACGACGGTGGTGTGCTCGGACAAGACCGGCACCCTGACCGAGAACCAGATGACCGTCCGAGTCATCTGGACCGCGGACACCCGCTACGAGGTGACCGGCTCGGGCTACCAGCCCGAAGGGATCATCCGGGTGCTGCCGGAGGGCGTTGGCTCCGCCGACGGAGAGGGTGGTCCCGACCGCGGTGGGGTGGACCTCGACGAAGAGGGGGCGCTGCACTGGACCCTGACCGTCGGCGTCGCGTGCAACGACGCCCGCCTCAACCGAGAGGGGGAGACCTGGACCGTGGTGGGGGACCCCACCGAAGCGGCCCTCCTGGTGGCGGGAGCCAAGGCGAACATCGACCGCAAGGAGCTGAGTCGCGCGCTGCCTCGACGCGGCGGGATCCCGTTCAGTTCCGATCGCAAGTACATGGTCACCGTCCACGAGGACGGGCAGGAGCAGCGGCGGGTGGCCGTGAAAGGCGCGGTGGAGCGGGTTGTCGAGCTGTGCCGCCAGGAGCTCCTCGCCGACGGGTCGACCCGGCCGGTCGACCCCGACCGCGTCCACGAGGCGGCCGAGGAGCTGGCGGCCGAGGGCCTGCGGGTGCTGGCCACCGCCACCGGCCACATCGATCCCGACGTGGCCCCCGATGTCGAGAACATGCGGGGGCAGCTGGTCTTCACCGGGCTGCAAGCCATGCTCGACCCGCCCCGTCAGGCGGCCATCGACGCCGTCGGCGCCTGCCAACTGGCCGGTATCGACGTGAAGATGATCACTGGCGACCACGCCACCACCGCGACGGCCATCGCCGAGCAGCTCGGCATCCTCGGTGAACGCGACGACGGCGACGTGCTGACCGGCCCCGACCTGGCCGAGCTCAACCCCGAGGAGTTCCCGGGCGCCGTGGAGCGGGCGTCGGTCTTCGCTCGGGTGTCGCCCGAGCAGAAGCTCCGCCTCGTCGAAGGGCTGCAGTCTCGGGGGCACGTGGTGGCCATGACCGGCGACGGGGTGAACGACGCCCCCGCCCTCCAGCAGGCCGACATCGGCGTGGCCATGGGTCGGGGAGGGACCGAGGTCGCCAAGGAAGCGTCGGACATGGTCCTCACCGACGACGACTTCGCCACGATCGAGGCGGCCATCGAAGAGGGCCGGGGGGTGTGGGACAACCTCAAGAAGTACATCGTGTGGACCGTGCCGACGAACATGGGCGAAGGCCTCGTCATCCTGTCCGCCATCGTGCTCGGGCTGGCCCTGCCGATCCTCCCGGTGCAGATCCTCTGGATCAACATGACGACGGCCCTGGCCCTCGGCCTCATGTTGTCGTTCGAGCCCAAGGAGCACGGCATCATGCGCCGGCCGCCGCGCGACCCGTCCGAACCGCTCTTCAGCGGGACCCTGGTCGCCCGGATCTTCATGGTGGCCGGTCTGCTGGTCGGCGGCGCGTGGTGGATCTTCGAGTGGGAGCAGGGCAACGGCGCGCCGATCGAGGAGGCCCGAACGGCCGCCGTCAACATGTTCATCGCCATCAAGATCGCGTACCTGCTCAGCTGCCGTTCGCTCACCCAACCAATGCGCGAGATCGGGTTCTTCTCCAACCACTGGCTGCTGTTCGGGATCGCGGTCCAGGTGGCCGGCCAGATGGCCATCACCTATCTGCCGTTCATGAACACGGTGTTCGGCACGGCGCCGCTCAGCCTCGGCGCGTGGGGTCTCATCGTCCTCGGAGGGGCGGTGGCGCAGGCGGTCGTGACGACGGACAAGACCGTCCGACGTCGTCTCGCCGAACGGGCGGCCGCCTCGACCTGA